Proteins from one Faecalibacterium sp. I3-3-33 genomic window:
- a CDS encoding glycoside hydrolase family 28 protein, whose protein sequence is MNLTLIRSMTRSAVFELENELCYRPAHPFTVALNGKTVYEACNTNVFSLFSLLPGTTYTVEVQAEGETLKLDFTTEAETFFVDAARYGLVADGETDNTVRLQAALSTCPKGGTVYVPAGRYRTASLFMKSNTTLYLEKGAVLLGDNDRTHYPILPGVLPSENEVDEYYLTGWEGNPLDSFAGLLNITQVHDVVVTGEGTLDCDAENGDWWVNPKVKRIAWRPRAVAAVDSENVCLHGITVQNSYSWTIHPIFVKHLDLLNFNINNPYNAPNTDGIDPESCEYIRIIGMNIHVGDDCIAMKASKVFLGMKLKRSCEHTVIRNCLLDKGHGGIVIGSEMSGGVKDMVVTQCLMDHTDRGLRVKTRRGRGNTAVIDGLVFRNVEMRGVKAPFVINMFYFCDPDGHGPYVQCREPMPVDEYTPKLGSLTMENIVATDAQFAGCYFDGLPEQPIERVTMRDVSITFDPNAKEGQAAMADNRPLVKKLAIYAENVKEIDLHNVKIEGYEGERLHFANVGHFEED, encoded by the coding sequence ATGAATCTGACCCTGATCCGTTCCATGACCCGCAGCGCCGTTTTCGAGCTGGAAAACGAGCTGTGCTACCGTCCGGCACACCCCTTTACGGTTGCCCTGAATGGCAAAACAGTATACGAGGCCTGCAACACCAATGTGTTCTCCCTGTTCTCCCTGCTGCCCGGCACTACCTATACGGTGGAGGTGCAGGCTGAGGGCGAGACCCTGAAGCTGGATTTCACCACCGAGGCGGAGACCTTCTTTGTGGATGCTGCCCGCTACGGTCTGGTGGCTGACGGCGAGACCGACAACACCGTGCGGCTGCAGGCGGCGCTGTCCACCTGCCCCAAGGGCGGCACAGTGTATGTGCCCGCCGGCCGTTACCGCACCGCCAGCCTGTTCATGAAGAGCAACACCACCCTGTATCTGGAAAAGGGCGCTGTGCTGCTGGGCGACAACGACCGCACCCATTACCCCATCCTGCCCGGCGTACTGCCCAGCGAGAACGAGGTGGACGAGTACTACCTGACCGGCTGGGAGGGCAACCCGCTGGACAGTTTTGCGGGTCTGTTGAACATCACGCAGGTGCATGACGTGGTGGTGACCGGCGAGGGTACACTGGACTGCGATGCCGAGAACGGCGACTGGTGGGTGAACCCCAAGGTCAAGCGCATCGCATGGCGTCCCCGCGCCGTGGCTGCGGTGGACAGCGAGAACGTCTGCCTGCACGGCATCACGGTGCAGAACAGCTATTCGTGGACCATCCACCCCATCTTTGTCAAGCACCTCGACCTGCTCAACTTCAACATCAACAACCCCTACAACGCCCCTAACACGGACGGCATCGACCCCGAGAGCTGCGAGTACATTCGCATCATCGGCATGAACATCCATGTGGGCGACGACTGCATCGCCATGAAGGCCAGCAAGGTCTTTCTGGGCATGAAGCTGAAGCGCAGCTGCGAGCACACCGTCATCCGCAATTGCCTGCTGGACAAGGGCCACGGCGGCATCGTCATCGGCAGCGAGATGAGCGGCGGCGTCAAGGACATGGTGGTGACCCAGTGCCTGATGGACCACACCGACCGCGGTCTGCGCGTCAAGACCCGCCGGGGCCGCGGCAACACCGCCGTTATTGACGGGCTGGTGTTCCGCAACGTGGAGATGCGGGGCGTCAAAGCGCCCTTTGTCATCAATATGTTCTACTTCTGCGACCCGGACGGCCACGGCCCCTATGTGCAGTGCCGCGAGCCGATGCCGGTGGACGAGTACACCCCCAAGCTGGGTAGCCTGACCATGGAGAACATCGTGGCCACCGATGCCCAGTTCGCGGGCTGCTACTTCGACGGTCTGCCGGAGCAGCCCATCGAGCGGGTGACCATGCGGGATGTGAGCATCACCTTTGACCCCAACGCCAAGGAGGGACAGGCTGCCATGGCCGATAACCGTCCGCTGGTGAAAAAGCTGGCCATCTATGCCGAGAACGTCAAGGAGATCGACCTGCACAACGTGAAGATCGAGGGCTACGAGGGCGAGCGGCTGCACTTTGCCAACGTAGGACATTTTGAGGAGGACTGA
- a CDS encoding MFS transporter — protein MNTFILIVLGQIVSLFGNAALRFALPLYLLRQTGSAALYGGITALAMLPALAGMLTGGALADRCRKARLMALLDLVTAGIAAAAAAGLPHLPLLPLVLTVLGSLYAIQGLYQPVVRACLPLLLNGTQLLRGNAVIQLVDTVDELLGPLLGAVLLEHLGIRGLLVLCGCCFALSAGMELCLCIPQDVPSDTKLSVRSLWADLRESAQFLTEQAAVLRLAAAMAAVNLLEVPALTVGVPVLVVQTLQKSDASLGLVQAVLSAGGILGGILAGTVFVRHPIRSGTGLLLALSGVCAALGLALRVSVLQFGSILVLGAVFMAVAALFNVWFFAQLQVLVPQAQLGKTTACLSVLACLTQPIGQAAYGSAFQHWAAHPADVLLAAGVLSALVLWLLQTRRTI, from the coding sequence ATGAACACTTTTATCCTTATCGTCCTCGGGCAGATCGTCTCCCTGTTCGGCAATGCCGCCCTGCGGTTTGCGCTGCCACTGTATCTGCTGCGGCAGACCGGTTCCGCTGCGCTGTACGGCGGCATCACCGCGCTGGCCATGCTGCCTGCTCTGGCCGGAATGCTGACCGGCGGCGCGCTGGCAGACCGCTGCCGTAAAGCCCGCCTGATGGCACTGCTGGATCTGGTGACCGCCGGTATTGCGGCTGCAGCCGCTGCCGGACTGCCGCATCTGCCCCTGCTTCCGCTGGTCCTGACAGTGCTGGGCAGTCTGTACGCCATTCAGGGGCTCTACCAGCCCGTGGTACGCGCCTGCCTGCCCCTGCTGCTGAACGGCACCCAGCTGCTGCGCGGCAACGCAGTCATCCAGCTGGTGGATACCGTGGACGAGCTTCTCGGCCCCCTGCTGGGTGCTGTTCTGCTGGAGCACCTCGGCATCCGGGGTCTGCTGGTGCTCTGCGGCTGCTGCTTTGCACTTTCTGCCGGGATGGAGCTGTGCCTGTGCATCCCACAGGATGTCCCATCGGACACAAAGCTCTCCGTCCGTTCTCTGTGGGCCGACCTGCGGGAAAGTGCGCAGTTCCTCACCGAGCAGGCTGCGGTGCTGCGGTTAGCTGCCGCCATGGCGGCTGTAAACCTGCTGGAAGTCCCCGCCCTCACCGTAGGTGTTCCGGTGCTGGTGGTACAGACTTTGCAGAAAAGTGATGCCTCCCTTGGTCTTGTGCAGGCGGTGCTGAGCGCAGGCGGCATTCTGGGCGGCATTCTGGCCGGAACCGTCTTTGTCCGGCATCCCATCCGCAGCGGCACAGGTCTTTTGCTGGCGCTCAGCGGCGTGTGCGCCGCGCTGGGGCTTGCTCTCCGGGTGTCAGTGCTGCAGTTCGGCAGCATTCTGGTGCTGGGGGCCGTATTTATGGCCGTGGCAGCGCTGTTCAATGTATGGTTTTTTGCGCAGCTGCAGGTGTTAGTGCCGCAGGCACAGCTGGGCAAGACGACAGCCTGCCTCTCCGTGCTGGCCTGCCTGACCCAGCCCATCGGGCAGGCAGCCTATGGCAGTGCCTTCCAGCACTGGGCTGCGCACCCGGCAGATGTCCTGCTGGCAGCCGGGGTGCTTTCGGCGCTGGTCCTCTGGCTGCTGCAAACGCGCCGTACCATCTGA
- a CDS encoding glycoside hydrolase family 88/105 protein: MTHEEILSMLGDYVDYLIANSSAEAPMWNIEKVRSGKPNKWNYIDGCMITACLSLYKTTGDEKYLEFSKEFIDYFVQPDGSIKTYDPKEYNLDNVNQGKNLFILYDIYGDEKYRKAIDTIRSQLLTQPRTKEGNFWHKDIYPWQVWLDGTYMAQPFYMEYETRFNKMQGCIDSYKQFMNIKKHMRDEKTGLYYHGYDESRQMYWADPETGCSPNFWLRAMGWFLVAMVDVLERMDEQLYNEYRGIMAMLKQTVEDMHKFQDEQTGMFWQVIDHPEAEGNYLETSGTALFAYAVLKGVRLGYLPKRMAAWAEKAFYGTCDRYLSKNPDGSLQLDGICLVAGLGGKDHRDGSLAYYFSEPVVCNDAKGVGPLVLAYTEMIARK, translated from the coding sequence ATGACCCATGAAGAGATCCTGTCCATGCTGGGCGACTATGTGGACTACCTGATCGCAAATTCCAGCGCAGAAGCCCCGATGTGGAACATCGAGAAGGTGCGCAGCGGCAAGCCCAACAAGTGGAACTACATCGACGGCTGCATGATCACCGCCTGCCTGAGCCTGTACAAGACCACCGGCGACGAGAAGTATCTGGAATTCTCCAAGGAGTTCATCGACTACTTTGTGCAGCCGGACGGCTCCATCAAGACCTACGACCCCAAGGAGTATAATCTGGACAACGTGAATCAGGGCAAGAACCTGTTCATTCTGTATGATATCTACGGGGACGAGAAGTACCGCAAGGCTATCGACACCATCCGCAGCCAGCTGCTCACCCAGCCCCGCACCAAGGAGGGCAACTTCTGGCACAAGGACATCTATCCGTGGCAGGTGTGGCTGGACGGCACCTATATGGCACAGCCCTTCTACATGGAGTACGAGACCCGCTTCAACAAGATGCAGGGCTGCATCGACAGCTACAAGCAGTTCATGAACATCAAAAAGCACATGCGGGACGAAAAGACCGGCCTGTACTACCACGGCTACGACGAGAGCCGCCAGATGTACTGGGCAGACCCTGAGACCGGCTGCAGCCCCAACTTCTGGCTGCGCGCCATGGGCTGGTTCCTTGTGGCGATGGTGGACGTGCTGGAGCGCATGGACGAGCAGCTGTACAACGAGTACCGCGGCATCATGGCCATGCTCAAGCAGACTGTGGAGGATATGCACAAGTTCCAGGACGAGCAGACCGGAATGTTCTGGCAGGTCATCGACCACCCGGAGGCCGAGGGCAACTATCTGGAGACCAGCGGCACCGCCCTGTTTGCCTACGCGGTGCTCAAGGGCGTGCGTCTGGGCTATCTGCCCAAACGCATGGCTGCATGGGCGGAGAAGGCTTTCTACGGCACCTGCGACCGGTATCTGTCCAAGAACCCGGACGGCAGCTTGCAGCTGGACGGCATCTGCCTTGTGGCGGGTTTGGGCGGCAAGGATCACCGTGACGGCTCTCTGGCCTACTACTTCAGCGAGCCGGTGGTCTGCAACGACGCCAAGGGCGTAGGCCCGCTGGTGCTGGCCTATACCGAAATGATCGCACGCAAGTAA
- a CDS encoding carbohydrate ABC transporter permease: MKKSNAPAGARTPFQKWVDKYQGLFYLIPWIIGFLVFKAFPFGQSLYYSFTDMNFFKDGTSFVGLANYITAFHTRKITKALIITFKYAFITVPLKLIFALFIAYILNFKIACVNLFRTVYYIPSILGGSVAIAVLWKAVFSVDGLLNTVLRAVTFGAVQGPEWLSDPNYALWIICFLRIWQFGSAMVLFLAALKGVPADLYEAATIDGAGKWRQFFSITVPMITPIIFYNLVTQICQAFQEFNGPYIITNGGPRGSTTLISLLVYNYAFKSYDMGMASALAWIMFIIVCILTIIAFTSQKKWVYYSDER, from the coding sequence GTCGATAAGTATCAGGGTCTGTTTTATCTGATCCCCTGGATCATCGGCTTTCTCGTCTTTAAGGCGTTCCCCTTCGGTCAGTCGCTGTACTACAGCTTTACCGATATGAACTTCTTCAAGGACGGCACCAGCTTTGTTGGTCTGGCCAACTACATTACCGCATTCCACACCAGAAAGATCACCAAGGCGCTGATCATCACCTTCAAGTACGCCTTTATCACCGTGCCCCTGAAGCTGATCTTCGCACTGTTCATTGCCTACATCCTGAACTTTAAGATCGCCTGCGTCAACCTGTTCCGTACCGTGTACTACATCCCCTCCATTCTGGGCGGCTCTGTGGCGATCGCCGTGCTGTGGAAGGCTGTGTTCAGCGTGGACGGTCTGCTGAACACTGTGCTGCGCGCTGTTACCTTTGGTGCAGTGCAGGGCCCCGAGTGGCTGTCTGACCCCAACTACGCACTGTGGATCATCTGCTTTTTGCGTATATGGCAGTTCGGTTCCGCCATGGTGCTGTTCCTTGCTGCACTGAAGGGCGTGCCCGCAGACCTGTACGAGGCGGCTACCATCGACGGCGCCGGTAAGTGGCGTCAGTTCTTCTCCATCACCGTGCCGATGATCACCCCCATCATCTTCTACAACCTGGTCACGCAGATCTGCCAGGCTTTCCAGGAGTTCAACGGCCCCTACATCATCACCAACGGTGGTCCCCGTGGTTCCACTACCCTGATCTCCCTGCTGGTTTACAACTACGCATTCAAGTCCTACGACATGGGCATGGCTTCTGCTCTGGCATGGATCATGTTCATCATCGTCTGCATCCTGACGATCATTGCGTTCACCAGCCAGAAGAAGTGGGTCTACTACTCGGATGAAAGGTAA
- a CDS encoding M23 family metallopeptidase, translating into MEQIKKFLHGKGFALLLTASLLAAAAAGVWAVHALRAELQKSLDGLNAPGTTQQTTPETEPDWDAQEDTTWQQPVTDVANSKADVPQQTPSGASSGAQSGSGSLREPSALQGASSPASSSAQPAAAPSTPGRVLNAFSGDELVYNKTLGDWRTHNGVDYACTQGAAVAAPVAGKVVSAGAEGNWGTVVVLEDAAGRSWRLCGVADPAVKAGETVTAGQKLGTVGTVGCECAEESHIHVEVKQGESYLDPAKLSE; encoded by the coding sequence ATGGAGCAGATCAAAAAATTTCTGCACGGCAAGGGCTTTGCTCTGCTGCTGACCGCAAGCCTGCTGGCTGCGGCTGCGGCAGGGGTGTGGGCGGTGCACGCCCTGCGGGCAGAACTGCAAAAAAGTCTGGATGGACTAAACGCCCCCGGCACCACCCAACAGACCACCCCGGAAACAGAACCGGACTGGGACGCACAGGAGGATACCACATGGCAGCAGCCCGTGACCGACGTTGCAAACAGCAAGGCAGATGTGCCGCAGCAGACGCCCTCTGGGGCGTCCTCTGGTGCGCAGTCTGGCTCTGGTTCGCTGCGCGAACCCTCGGCACTGCAAGGCGCATCCTCGCCTGCCAGCAGTTCGGCACAGCCTGCCGCCGCACCCTCTACGCCGGGGCGCGTGCTCAACGCCTTCAGCGGCGATGAACTGGTCTATAACAAAACGCTGGGCGACTGGCGCACCCACAACGGCGTGGACTATGCCTGCACGCAGGGCGCTGCGGTGGCAGCACCCGTAGCGGGCAAGGTGGTCTCTGCCGGAGCAGAGGGCAACTGGGGCACTGTGGTGGTGCTGGAAGATGCCGCTGGCCGCAGTTGGCGGCTGTGCGGTGTGGCTGACCCTGCCGTAAAGGCCGGGGAGACCGTGACCGCCGGGCAGAAGCTGGGCACGGTGGGCACTGTCGGCTGCGAGTGCGCCGAGGAGAGCCACATCCATGTGGAGGTAAAGCAGGGCGAAAGCTATCTCGACCCGGCAAAGCTGTCGGAGTAA
- a CDS encoding carbohydrate ABC transporter permease → MKASNKIATFFKYFVLILVGVIMIYPLLWMISATFKDNSEIFAGISLWIKKPTLDGYRNALNNFGGSINILQAMLNTYSYVIPKVICTVVSACIAAYGFGRFDFPGRKLLFNIMLATLFLPQVVLNVPQYLLYNKFGWVDSPFYLAIWVHCAFATETYFVYQLVQFMRNVPRDLDEAAAIDGCSSFQTLYKVIVPMLGPALVSCALFQFMWSCNDFMGPLLYVSTPGKYPMSLFVKLSMDGDTGFAWNKILALSLISILPQLIVFFCAQDQFVEGISAGAVKG, encoded by the coding sequence ATGAAAGCATCGAATAAGATCGCAACCTTCTTTAAGTACTTCGTGCTGATCCTGGTTGGTGTCATCATGATCTATCCTCTGCTGTGGATGATCAGCGCTACCTTCAAGGACAACAGCGAGATCTTTGCAGGCATCAGCCTGTGGATCAAAAAGCCTACGCTGGATGGCTACCGCAACGCCCTGAACAACTTCGGCGGCTCCATCAACATCCTGCAGGCCATGCTCAACACTTACAGCTACGTCATCCCCAAGGTGATCTGCACTGTGGTGTCTGCCTGCATCGCCGCTTACGGCTTTGGCCGTTTCGACTTCCCCGGCCGCAAGCTGCTGTTCAACATCATGCTGGCCACCCTGTTCCTGCCGCAGGTCGTGCTGAACGTGCCGCAGTACCTGCTGTACAACAAGTTCGGCTGGGTGGACAGCCCCTTCTATCTGGCCATCTGGGTGCACTGCGCATTTGCTACCGAGACCTACTTCGTGTATCAGCTGGTGCAGTTCATGCGCAACGTCCCGCGTGATCTGGACGAGGCTGCCGCCATTGACGGCTGCTCCTCCTTCCAGACCCTGTACAAGGTCATCGTGCCCATGCTGGGACCCGCTCTGGTGTCCTGCGCACTGTTCCAGTTCATGTGGAGCTGCAACGACTTTATGGGCCCGCTGCTTTACGTCAGCACCCCCGGCAAGTACCCCATGTCCCTGTTCGTCAAGCTGTCTATGGACGGTGATACCGGCTTTGCATGGAACAAGATCCTTGCACTGTCCCTCATCTCCATCCTGCCGCAGCTGATCGTATTCTTCTGTGCACAGGATCAGTTCGTTGAAGGTATCTCCGCAGGTGCCGTCAAGGGCTAA
- a CDS encoding helix-turn-helix domain-containing protein yields MKAEREKIHAKVKADTVRLTGSKLELTADEETCTFLLVSEGSCTLQMGETSLLVNPGSALLLGAGDAVLSAAGAAVPELVGCRFPLSALHELRSAAQRDFVRLFVPGEATVLYGPVLWTRRLRTLLEMMCSAMPEQDYPGGLYLLLILHYVEQECLAESSAAARPRNETIEQVCAYLAANYRQKFSLTEVAARFYLSPYYLSRLFRRVTGQSIVDYLNNRRIEAAQKLLETTELSISAIAEQTGFASAAHFRRVFREVMDISPLQYRKKNRE; encoded by the coding sequence ATGAAAGCGGAACGGGAAAAGATCCATGCAAAGGTAAAGGCAGACACCGTGCGGCTGACCGGCAGCAAGCTGGAGCTGACGGCAGACGAGGAGACGTGCACTTTTCTGCTGGTAAGCGAGGGCAGCTGCACCCTGCAAATGGGGGAAACCAGCCTGCTGGTAAACCCCGGCAGCGCGCTGCTGCTGGGTGCGGGGGACGCGGTGCTCTCCGCCGCCGGGGCAGCCGTACCGGAGCTGGTGGGCTGCCGCTTTCCGCTCAGCGCCCTGCACGAGCTGCGCAGCGCCGCCCAGCGGGATTTTGTCCGGCTGTTCGTGCCCGGGGAGGCAACGGTGCTGTACGGCCCGGTGCTATGGACCCGCCGCCTGCGCACCCTGCTGGAGATGATGTGCTCTGCCATGCCGGAGCAGGACTACCCCGGCGGACTGTACCTGCTGCTCATCCTGCACTATGTAGAGCAGGAGTGCCTTGCCGAGAGCAGCGCCGCAGCGCGCCCCCGCAACGAGACCATTGAGCAGGTGTGTGCCTACCTTGCCGCCAACTACCGGCAAAAGTTCTCTCTTACCGAGGTAGCGGCGCGGTTCTACCTTTCCCCCTACTATCTCAGCCGCCTGTTCCGGCGGGTGACCGGGCAGTCCATCGTGGACTACCTGAACAACCGCCGCATCGAGGCCGCGCAGAAACTGCTGGAGACCACCGAGCTTTCCATCAGCGCGATTGCCGAGCAGACCGGCTTTGCCAGCGCCGCCCACTTCCGCCGCGTGTTCCGCGAGGTGATGGACATCAGCCCCCTGCAGTACCGCAAGAAAAATAGGGAATGA